A window from Urocitellus parryii isolate mUroPar1 chromosome 1, mUroPar1.hap1, whole genome shotgun sequence encodes these proteins:
- the Tifab gene encoding TRAF-interacting protein with FHA domain-containing protein B has protein sequence MESSLTVLRVSLYHPTLGTAAFINVPLELQHDTSPLLIGRGHDTHLQLQLPHLSRRHLSLEPYLEPGSTLLAFCLKNLSRKSCVWVNGLLLRFLEQVPLSVTNRISFSNIQMTIHIERGTSLEAFVCCFHMSPSPLIYRPKAEETDEWESIPQGQPLLGSEERTPVHLGLSTSPPRLGTAHCSQALEEEQKYSSRGSCQTLLSASPAAESKPC, from the coding sequence ATGGAAAGTTCTCTGACAGTCCTGCGGGTAAGCCTGTACCACCCCACACTGGGCACTGCCGCCTTCATCAATGTCCCACTGGAGTTGCAGCATGACACCAGCCCACTGCTGATTGGCCGGGGACATGACACCCACCTCCAACTGCAGTTGCCCCACCTTTCCCGCCGACACCTGTCCCTGGAGCCCTACCTGGAGCCCGGCAGCACTCTGCTGGCTTTCTGCCTCAAGAACCTGAGTCGCAAGAGCTGTGTGTGGGTCAATGGACTGCTGCTGAGGTTCCTGGAGCAGGTCCCCCTGAGTGTCACCAACAGGATCTCCTTTTCCAATATCCAGATGACTATCCACATAGAGAGAGGCACCTCCCTTGAGGCCTTTGTCTGCTGCTTCCATATGAGCCCCTCACCCCTGATTTACAGACCCAAGGCCGAGGAGACAGACGAATGGGAAAGCATCCCCCAGGGGCAGCCCCTCCTGGGTTCAGAGGAGCGAACTCCAGTTCACCTGGGGCTCTCTACATCCCCTCCCAGACTTGGAACAGCCCACTGCAGTCAAGCCCTGGAGGAGGAACAGAAATATAGCTCTAGAGGGAGCTGCCAGACACTGCTCTCTGCTAGCCCTGCTGCTGAGAGCAAGCCTTGCTGA